One segment of Macrotis lagotis isolate mMagLag1 chromosome 1, bilby.v1.9.chrom.fasta, whole genome shotgun sequence DNA contains the following:
- the LOC141514413 gene encoding adenylate kinase isoenzyme 6 has translation MRLPNILLTGTPGVGKTTLGKELASRTGLTYINVGDLAQEGQLYDGFDEEYECPILDEDRVVDELENKMTEGGIIVDYHGCDFFSERWFHIVFVLQTDNSVLYSRLEKRGYSVKKLQDNIQCEIFQILYEEAMASYKHEIVHKLPSNVPEELESNLDQIMKWIEQ, from the coding sequence ATGAGGCTGCCCAACATCCTGCTCACGGGTACACCAGGGGTTGGAAAGACCACACTAGGCAAAGAACTTGCATCAAGAACAGGGCTGACATACATTAATGTGGGCGATTTAGCACAAGAAGGACAGTTATATGATGGCTTTGATGAAGAATACGAATGTCCTATTTTGGATGAAGACAGAGTAGTTGAtgagttagaaaataaaatgaccgAAGGTGGAATTATTGTTGATTACCATGGCTGTGACTTCTTTTCTGAACGATGGTTTCATATAGTTTTTGTGCTTCAAACAGATAATTCTGTGTTATATTCAAGACTTGAAAAGAGGGGATACAGTGTAAAGAAACTACAGGACAATATACAGTGTgaaattttccaaattctttatgAAGAAGCCATGGCCTCCTACAAGCATGAAATCGTGCACAAGCTGCCAAGCAATGTACCAGAAGAACTAGAGAGTAATTTAGATCAGATAATGAAATGGATTGAACAGTGA